A stretch of the Lolium perenne isolate Kyuss_39 chromosome 3, Kyuss_2.0, whole genome shotgun sequence genome encodes the following:
- the LOC127341222 gene encoding rhamnogalacturonan I rhamnosyltransferase 1: MVVAAAAARRRRVWRWAMRAVASAVLWTAVVQLASIAGLWHPRVLADCWGGGGSGGAAAGLAALAGEDRTAARLSPLALVPRRVYRSNGYLIVTCNGGLNQMRAGICDMVTIARHLNLTLVVPELDKRSFWADPSDFGDIFDVNNFINSLRDELRIVKALPLKLQIKSRRRIYSMPPISWSNDTYYLKQVLPIARKHKVIHFNKTDARLANNGLPMHLQMLRCRVNFEALRFTPQIEALGRKLISTLQKSGQFVVLHLRYEMDMLAFSGCAHGCSSKETEELTRMRYAYPWWKEKEIDSEFKRLQGLCPLTPEEITLVLKALGFTKDTLIYIASGEIYGGERRLAALRAAYPKLVRKEKLLSPDELRPFQNHSTQMAALDYMVSIASDVFIPSYDGNMARVVEGHRRYTGFRKTILLDRVKLVELLDHFQGGKLSWDEFSAAVKVAHQKHMGQPTDRRAIPGRPKEEDYFYANPQECLGSKGGLRDVL, from the exons ATGGTtgtggccgcggcggcggcgcggcggaggcGGGTGTGGCGGTGGGCCATGCGGGCGGTGGCCAGCGCGGTGCTGTGGACGGCCGTGGTGCAGCTGGCGTCCATCGCCGGGCTCTGGCACCCCAGGGTCCTCGCGGACTGTTGGGGAGGAGGAGGCTCCGGCGGCGCCGCGGCCGGCCTGGCCGCGCTCGCCGGGGAGGACCGGACCGCCGCGCGGCTCTCCCCTCTGGCGCTCGTGCCCAGGA GAGTTTATAGAAGCAATGGCTATCTAATAGTGACTTGCAATGGAGGCCTCAATCAAATGCGAGCTGGG ATATGCGATATGGTGACCATAGCACGTCATCTGAATCTAACACTAGTGGTCCCTGAACTGGATAAAAGATCTTTCTGGGCTGATCCAAG TGATTTTGGAGATATATTTGATGTAAACAACTTTATTAATTCTTTAAGAGATGAACTGAGGATTGTCAAAGCATTGCCACTGAAACTCCAGATAAAATCTAGGAGAAGAATTTATTCGATGCCCCCTATCAGCTGGTCAAATGATACGTACTACCTAAAGCAG GTATTACCTATTGCAAGGAAGCACAAAGTAATCCATTTCAATAAAACAGATGCCCGCCTTGCAAACAATGGCCTTCCTATGCATCTCCAAATGCTGCGTTGCCGTGTCAACTTTGAGGCTTTGAGATTCACTCCACAGATTGAGGCTCTTGGCAGAAAACTTATCTCCACCCTTCAGAAAAGTGGGCAATTTGTTGTGCTTCACTTACGCTATGAAATGGATATGCTCGCCTTTTCAGGCTGCGCACATGGCTGTTCTAGCAAAGAAACCGAGGAGCTCACCAGAATGAG ATATGCATATCCATGGTGGAAAGAAAAAGAGATCGATTCTGAGTTCAAGAGGCTCCAGGGACTTTGTCCCCTCACACCCGAAGAAATTACTCTAGTGCTTAAAGCTCTAGGATTTACGAAGGATACATTGATATATATTGCCTCTGGTGAAATCTATGGAGGCGAAAGGCGTTTGGCTGCTTTGAGGGCTGCGTATCCTAAATTG GTAAGGAAGGAAAAGCTTTTATCTCCTGATGAACTGCGGCCATTCCAGAACCATTCAACCCAGATGGCAGCACTGGACTACATGGTTTCGATAGCAAGTGATGTTTTTATCCCCAGTTACGATGGAAATATGGCAAGGGTTGTTGAAGGTCATCGCAG GTATACCGGATTTCGGAAGACCATCTTATTAGACAGGGTGAAACTTGTCGAACTCCTCGATCATTTCCAAGGAGGTAAACTTTCCTGGGATGAATTCTCCGCAGCTGTGAAGGTGGCACACCAGAAACACATGGGCCAACCAACAGACCGAAGGGCCATCCCTGGCCGGCCCAAGGAAGAGGACTATTTCTATGCTAATCCCCAAGAATGCCTTGGTTCCAAAGGGGGATTAAGAGATGTTTTGTGA
- the LOC127341221 gene encoding uncharacterized protein translates to MGFGVVSILNAVFRRAFTSAGLRSSSTAVDADTTLHFWASPSLVPPSSDSKSSSKNGSNIKQRRPVVVLIHGFGPDPTWQWASQVGPLSRHFDILVPTLLFFGPSTTRSPDRSDAFQAANIASLLAGVGGGEEEPREVHVVGTSYGGLVAYHLARALQVQGGRWRVGKVALCSSDLTKGPEDDRALAAKGGVAEVTELMVPADTKALRRLMAIGAHDPPKYLPECLARELLRKCFGAQREGKIQLIKGIATGHGFKIAPLPQEVLIVWGEFDQIFPLEKAHKVKEKLGEKVTLKIIPNTGHLPQQEDSKLFNKILIDFLLPSPPISASVK, encoded by the exons ATGGGGTTCGGCGTGGTGTCCATCCTGAACGCCGTGTTCCGGCGCGCCTTCACCTCCGCCGGCCTCCGGTCCAGCTCCACCGCCGTCGACGCCGACACCACGCTCCACTTCTGGGCCAGCCCCTCCCTCGTCCCCCCTTCCTCCGACTCCAAATCCAGCTCCAAGAATGGCAGCAACATCAAGCAACGGCGGCCGGTGGTGGTGCTGATCCACGGCTTCGGCCCGGACCCGACGTGGCAGTGGGCGTCGCAGGTGGGCCCGCTCTCCCGGCACTTCGACATCCTCGTCCCCACGCTCCTCTTCTTCGGCCCCTCCACCACCCGCTCCCCGGACCGCTCCGACGCCTTCCAGGCCGCCAACATCGCCTCGCTCCTCGCCGGCGTcggaggcggcgaggaggagCCGAGGGAGGTGCACGTGGTGGGCACCAGCTACGGCGGGTTGGTGGCGTACCACCTGGCCCGTGCGCTGCAAGTGCAGGGAGGGAGGTGGAGGGTGGGGAAGGTGGCGCTGTGCAGCTCGGACCTGACCAAGGGGCCGGAGGACGACCGGGCGCTGGCGGCGAAGGGCGGCGTGGCGGAGGTGACGGAGCTGATGGTGCCGGCGGACACCAAGGCGCTGCGGCGGCTCATGGCCATCGGCGCCCACGACCCGCCCAAGTACCTCCCCGAGTGCCTCGCGCGCGAACTCCTCCGG AAATGCTTCGGTGCCCAAAGAGAGGGGAAGATACAGCTCATCAAGGGGATCGCCACCGGGCATGGCTTCAAGATCGCTCCTCTCCCTCAG gaagtgtTGATCGTTTGGGGAGAGTTCGACCAGATTTTTCCGTTGGAGAAAGCCCACAAGGTCAAAGA GAAGCTTGGCGAGAAGGTGACGCTGAAGATTATCCCCAATACGGGTCATCTGCCGCAACAGGAGGATTCCAAGCTCTTCAACAAAATCCTCATCGACTTCTTACTACCTTCGCCGCCCATTTCTGCTTCCGTGAAATAG